The Streptomyces sp. NBC_00435 nucleotide sequence ACGCCATGCACGCGGCGCTGCTGCACACCGGCAAGGTGCTGCTGATCGCCGGCTCCGGCAACAACCAGCGCAACTTCGACAAGGGCACCTTCTCCACCGTCCTGTGGGACCCGAAGGACGACACCTTCAAGAAGATCCCGACCCCGGAGGACTTCTTCTGCTCGGGCCACAGCCAGCTGCCCGACGGACAGCTGCTGGTGGCCGGCGGGACCGCGCGCTACGAGGTGCTCGACGGGAAGGTCACCCGCGCGGGCGGCGGCATGCGGGTCAAGAACGAGAGCCCCGACAAGGCGGTCAGGCTGGCGAAGGGAACCGTCTTCCGGTCGCCCTCCGGGGTCGAGTACGTGTCGAAGTTCGACGTCACCGTGCCGAAGGCCACCCGCCGGTTCGAGGTCCCGTACGGCAGCGGCGGGCGGATGATGCCGTGGAAGACCGAGGTGGTGGCGGCGGAGGCGCGGGTCTTCGTCGAGGCGGTCCAGGAGGGCGCCGGGGGGCTCACGACCCAGGCCGCGCAGTACGCGGTGGCCGGGCTCACCGGCAAGGACGCCCGCGACGTCTACGGGCTCGCGGAGCGGCTCAGCGCCGACAAGCAGGACTTCCAGGGCATCAAGTCCGCCTACGAGTTCGACCCGGTGGCGGAGAAGTACGTCCCGGTCGACCCGATGCGGGACGCCCGCTGGTACCCGACCCTGGTGGGGCTCCAGGACGGGCGGGTCCTCGCCGTGTCCGGGCTCAACGACGTGGGCGACGTCGTGCCCGGCGACAACGAGTACTACGACCCGCGGACGAAGAAGTGGTCCAAGGGCCCCTTCCGCTACTTCCCGACCTACCCCTCCCTCTTCCTCGCCCAGGGCGGCAAGCTGCTCTACACCGGCTCCAACGCGGGCTACGGCCCCAAGGACAGGGGGCGCGAGCCGGGAGTGTGGGACCTGGCGACCAACCGGTACCGGAAGGTCGGCGGGCTGGCCGACCCGGACCAGCTGGAGACCTCCTCGTCGGTGCTGCTGCCCCCGGCCCAGGACCAGAAGGTGATGGTGCTCGGGGGCGGCGGGGTGGGCGAGTCCAGGCTCTCCACCGCCCGGACCGCGGTCGTGGACCTCAAGGAGGCCGAGCCGGTCTTCCGCCCGACGGCCCGGCTGCCGCAGGGGGTGCGCTACCTCAGCAGCGTGCTGCTGCCCGACGACTCCGTCTTCACCACGGGCGGCTCCGCCGACTACCGGGGCCGGGGCGCCAGCGACATCCGCAAGGCGCAGTTCTACTACCCGCGCACCGACACCTTCGTGGCCGCCGCCTCCCCGACGGTGGGCCGCAACTACCACTCCGAGGCGCTGCTGCTGCCCGACGGACGGGTGGCGACCTTCGGCTCCGACCCGCTCTTCGCGGACAAGGACAACACCAGGCTGGGCAGGTTCGAGCACCGGCTGGAGGTGTACACCCCGCCGTACCTGTACCGGGACGCGGCGCTGCGGCCGGTCCTGGGCGCGGGCCCCGGGGAGGTCGCCCCCGGCTCCCGGGCCACCTTCCGGGCGCCGCGGGCGGAGCGGATCGAGCGGGCCCGGCTGATGCGGCCGAGCGCGGTCACGCACACCACCGACGTGGAACAGCGGTCGGTCGAGCTGGGACTGGAGAAGACCGCCGACTCGGTGACGGTCACCGTGCCGGTGGACCCGACGCTGGTGCCGCCCGGCTGGTACATGCTCTTCGTGACGGACGCGGACGGCACCCCGTCGGTGGCCCGGTGGATCCGGGTCCGGGAAGTCCCCGCCCCCGCACCGCGGGAGTCCCGGGACGGCTGGCTGAGCTAGGGCCTGTCGTCGAACTCCCGTCTGCCGCACGACGACAGACCCTAGGACTGGTCGTCCGTGGAGCGGCGGGCCAGGCCCAGTGCGTAGTCGGGCCACCAGGTGCCGGCCGGCGGGCCGCCGCGGCAGGTGCCGTCCGACTCGCCGGGCCGCTTGATCCAGAGGTACGCGTCCACCAGCGGGTCACCCGTCCCGGCGGTCGGCGGCGTGCCCAGCGCGCGGCCCGGCGGGTTGCACCAGGCCTGCTCGCGGTTGCCCTGGAGGGGGCCGTCGCCGTTGCGGCTGGTGTCGATGACGAAGTGCTTGCCCCTGGTGGCCTTCGAGAGGGTGGCGCCGTACTCCCGGCCGGCCTCGCTGGGCTGGAAGTTCGAGACGTTGAGGGAGAAGCCGTCGGCGTGGTCGAGCCCGGCCTCGTAGAGGGGGCCGACCAGTTTCGCCGGGTCCGGGATCCAGGCCGGGTTGCCGGCGTCCAGGTAGACCCGGGTGTTCTTGTTGCGCTTGAGCCGGTCGACGGCCTCGGAGAGCAGCCGCAGGCGTTCGTCGTGGTGGTCGGCCCGGGTGCACCCGTCGACGAGGTGCGCGATCGCGTCCGGCTCCAGGACGACCAGGGCCTTGGTGTCCGCGATGTTGTCGGCGAAGGCGCCGATCCAGCTGCGGTAGGCGGCGGCGTCGCGGGCTCCGCCGGCCGAGTGCTGGCCGCAGTCCCGGTACGGGATGTTGTACGCCACGAGGACCAGGGTGCGGCCGGCCGCCCGGGCGCCCGCCCTGGCCCGGCGGATCTCGGGCCCGGGGTCGCCGGCCGGACCCCACAGGGCCATCGGCCGGTCGGCGATGCGCCGCAGCACCTGGGCGTCGCTGTTGCGGCCCTGCGCCTCCCAGGCGGCGACCTGGCGGGCGGCGTCGCTCTGCGGGTCCACCCAGAACGGGGACTCGTCGACGAGACCGACTCCCGCCGGGTGGTTGGGGGGTGCGGACTCCGGCTGTGCGGAGGGGGCGGGGGCGCAGGCGGCTGCCGCGGCCAGGGCGAGTGCGAGGGCGAGCAGGGTGACGGGGCGTCTGCGGGGGCGGCCTGGCATCCGGCTTCCTCGGGGCGAAGGGTGGGGCGTCGGACCGGGCCATCGTGACATAAGGGGCAGAAAGGTCGGGCTGCGACACCGCCGCGTGCGGCCGGGCGGGGGTGGGGTGTGCCGCCGCCGTCGCGCCCGGGCCCCGCGCCTCAGTCGCAGGCTGGGTCGGCCGATCCGTCCGGGTCCGGGCTGGTGAGGGCGATGGCCAGGGGGGTGCGTTCGTAGAGGATCTGGTGGCCGTGGCGGGAGGAGATGAGGAGGCCCGCCCCCTGGAGGGCCTTCAGGTGGGAGGAGACCGTGGAGGGGGCCAGGGACAGGCGGTGGGCCAGGGCCGTGGTCGAGGCGGGTTCGGTCAGGGCGCAGAGGACATCGGCGCGGGCGCGCCCCAGCAGCCGGGCCAGCGCCTGGGGGGCCGGGCCCGCTGGGGCCGTCCACAGCGCGCCGATGCCCCTGGCCGGGTACACCAGCGTCGGTTGCCACGGCGGGTCGTAGCCGCCGACCACCTCCGGCCAGACGAAGGCGCTCGGCATGAGGAGGAGCCCCTGGCCGTCCAGTGAACGGTCGTGGTGGTTGCGGCGGTCGATGGTGAGGGTGTTCCCCGACCACCGCAGATCGGGGTGGAGGCCGTCGAACAGCGCCTCCAGCCCGCCCGCCGCCAGCCGCCGCGAGTGGAACAGGATGTCCGCCTCCAGCAGGGCGCGGAGCCGGGGCCAGTGCGGGGCCACCAGCGCCTGCCAGGCCTGCTCGTAGAGATCGGCCAGCTCCTGGACCGCCCGCGCCGGATCCGCCAGCATCCGCTGCCCGGCCCCGCTCTCCAGCGCGCCCGGGGTGCACACCAGGCTCCGCCGCAGGTCCTCCCGCGCCGCTTCGGGATCGGCGGCCCGGACCCGCGCCAGCTCCTCCTCGAAGGTGACCGACGGACCCGTCGGCGGCGGGCTGAGGAAGTCCGGATTGTGCCCGGCGAGCGGCATCAGCAGCCAGAGCGGCCGCAGGTCCAGCCCGGCCGCCGCCGCCCGGATCCGGCGGAGCCAGGGCAGGTGGTAGGTGTGCCGCTGCGGTTGCAGCAGGACCCGTACCGCCTCCTGGGTTTCCCAGCGGGGCGAAACGGAGAACCGGCAGCGCAGCAGATCGACCGGGCCGAAGCGGAAGTGGAACGTCACTGTGCGGTGCCCTCCGGGGTCGTGCGGGTGCGTGCGCGTCGGCCCCGGGCCCCGCCCCCCGGGCCCCGCTCCCCGGTCCGCGCCCTCCGGTCCGCGGCCAGCCGCCCTGCCCGGTGATTCGGGCTGGGGCGAATCTCTGTCCTCGTAGCCTAGGCGCCCACAGGGTGGTCCGCATGACCACCGTCGACCCCGGCGCGCCCGCCGCCGAACCCGGCACCGCCCCTGCGGAGGAATCCCCAGCAGGCCCCGTCCCCGCCCCCGCCAGGGGACCCGCGGCTTCCGTTCCCGCCTCCGCGGAGGCGGCCGCGGGTCCCGCTCATGCCCCTGCTGAGGCGGCCGCGGGTTCCGTTCCCGCCCCCGAGAAGGGGGCCGGGGGTTATTGGGGCGTGTTCCGGGTGCGGGAGTTCCGGCCCGTCTTCGCCGCGCACCTGCTGTCCGTGCTCGGTGTGGTCGTCGCCGAGATCTCGCTCACCGTGCTCGTGTACCGGGCCACCGGGTCCCCCCTGATGAGCGCCCTCACCTTCGCGCTCGGGTTCCTGCCCTACGCCCTCGGCGGGACCCTCCTCGCGCCGCTCGCCGACCGGCTGCCGGCCCGCCGGGTGCTCGTCGGGTGCGACCTCGTCTGCGCGGCCTGCGCGGCGGCCATGGCCGCGCCCGGCGTCCCGGTCGCGCTGCTCCTCGTACTGCGCTGCGCGATGGCCTTCGTCGCGCCGCTGTTCCAGGGCACCCGCAGCGCCTCCCTCACCGACATCCTCGGCACCGGCGACGCGTACGTCCTGGGCCGCTCGCTCCTGCGCATGGTGGCCCAGAGCGCGCAGCTCATCGGCTTCGGACTCGGCGGACTGCTGCTCACCGTCCTGGCCCCGCGCGGGGCCATCCTCCTCACGGCCGCCGGCTTCCTCGGCTCCGCGACCCTGCTGCGCCTCGGCACCCGGGCCCGGCCCGCCCGGAGCGCGGGACCGGGCCCGGGCGCCGGCCCGCGGGTCTCCCCGCTCGCCGGACTGCGCGCCGTCCTGGGGCACCGCAGGCTGCGGGCGCTCACCCTCCTGTGCTGGCTGCCGCCGCTCTTCGTGGTCGTGCCCGAGGCGCTGCTCACCCCGTACGCGGCCGGCCTCGGAGCCTCCACCGCCGCGCTCGGGCTGCTGATGTGCGCGATGCCGGCCGGGGCCGTCGCGGGGGAGCTGTGGGCGGGCTCCGCGCTCACCGCCCGAACGCGTTCGCGGATCGTGGCCCCGCTCGCCGCCGTCTCCCTGCTGCCGCTGCTCGCCTACGCCGGCCGGCCCGGCGTACCGCTCCTGCTGGGCACGCTCGTCCTGGCCGGGCTGGCCCACGCGTACACCCTCGGCCTGGACCAGTGGTACGTCGAGGCCGTGCCCGAGGAGCTGCGCGGGCGGGCGATGACCTTGCTCAGCACCGGCCTGATGACCCTTCAGGGCGTCGGGATGGCGCTCGCCGGGATCGCGGCGGAGTTCCTGCCCGTCCACGCGGTCGTGGTCTCGGCCGCGATCCTCGGCACGGGGGCCGTCCTGCTGCTGCTCGTCGAAGTGCGCCGGTCGGACGGGCCGAGGAGTGAGACGGGTCCCACCGCCAAATGACCGCCCGGTAGGGTCTGGTGCGTGCCCAAGCCGCTCAGCCTTCCCTTCGACCCCATCGCCCGCGCCGACGAACTGTGGCAGCGGCGCTGGGGTCCGGTGCCCTCGATGGCCGCGATCACCTCGATCATGCGGGCGCACCAGATCCTGCTCGGAGAGGTGGACGCGGTCGTCAAGCCGTACGGTCTGACCTTCGCGCGCTACGAGGCGCTGGTGCTGCTGACCTTCTCCAAGGCCGGGGAACTGCCGATGTCGAAGATCGGCGAGCGGCTGATGGTCCACCCGACGTCGGTGACGAACACGGTGGACCGGCTGGTGAAGTCCGGCCTCGTCGCCAGGCGCCCGAACCCGAACGACGGGCGCGGCACGCTCGCGTCGATCACGGACAAGGGGCGCGAGGTGGTCGAGGCGGCGACCAAGGCGCTGATGGAGATCGATTTCGGACTGGGTGTCTACGACTCCGAGGAGTGCGAGGAGATCTTCGCCCTCCTGCGCCCGCTCCGCGTCGCCGCGGCGGACTTCGACGAGAAGTAGCCGCGAAGCAGTCGGGAAGCCGTCGGGAAGCAGTAGCAGGCGAGGAGCCGCGAGGAGCGGCCCCCGTCAAGATCGTGCAAACCGGACGGCTAGGCTCGACGGCATGAAACGAAGCGTGCTGACCCGCTACCGCGTCATGGCCTACGTGACCGCGGTCATGCTCCTGATCCTCTGCTCCTGCATGGTGGCGAAGTACGGCTTCGACACCGGTGCCGACCTGACCTTCGCGGTCTCGCAGGCACACGGTGTGCTGTTCATGATCTACCTGGTGTTCGCCTTCGACCTGGGTTCCAAGGCAAAGTGGCCCTTCGGCAAGCTCCTGTGGGTCCTGGTCTCCGGCACCATTCCGCTCGCCGCGTTCTTCGTCGAGCGCAAGGTCCGTGCCGAGGTCGAGCCCCTGGTCGAGGGCGGCGTGGCCACCGCCCGCGCCTGACCTCCAGCGATCACCCCCCACCCCCGGGGCGACTCCCCGGGGTCGGCCATCGACATTTACTAGGACGTCCTAGTAAATTCATGGGTATGGACGCTGACGCCATTGAGGAGGGCCGCCGTCGCTGGCAGGCCCGGTACGACAAGGCCCGCAAGCGCGAGGCCGATTTCACCACGCTCTCCGGCGACGCCGTCGATCCCGTCTACGGACCCCGGCCCGGCGACTCGTACGAGGGCTTCGAGCGCATCGGCTGGCCCGGGGAGTATCCGTACACCCGCGGCCTGCACGCCACCGGCTACCGGGGGCGGACCTGGACCATCCGGCAGTTCGCCGGCTTCGGGAACGCCGAGCAGACCAACGAGCGCTACAAGATGATCCTGGCCGCCGGCGGCGGCGGGCTCTCGGTCGCCTTCGACATGCCGACCCTCATGGGACGGGACTCCGACGACCCCCGCGCGCTCGGCGAGGTCGGCCACTGCGGGGTCGCCATCGACTCCGCCGCCGACATGGAGGTCCTCTTCAAGGACATCCCGCTCGGCGACGTGACCACCTCGATGACGATCAGCGGGCCCGCCGTCCCCGCCTTCTGCATGTACCTCGTGGCCGCCGAGCGGCAGGGCGTCGACCCGGCCGTCCTCAACGGGACGCTCCAGACCGACATCTTCAAGGAGTACATCGCCCAGAAGGAGTGGCTCTTCGAGCCCGAGCCGCACCTCCGCCTCATCGGCGACCTCATGGAGTACTGCGCGAACGGCATCCCCGCCTACAAGCCGCTCTCCGTGTCCGGCTACCACATCCGCGAGGCCGGGGCCACGGCCGCGCAGGAGCTCGCGTACACCCTCGCCGACGGCTTCGGCTACGTGGAGCTCGGTCTCTCGCGCGGGCTGGACGTGGACCACTTCGCGTCCGGGCTCTCCTTCTTCTTCGACGCGCACCTCGACTTCTTCGAGGAGATCGCCAAGTTCCGCGCCGCCCGCCGGATCTGGGCCCGCTGGATGAAGGAGGTGTACGGGGCGAAGTCCGACAAGACGATGTGGCTGCGCTTCCACACCCAGACGGCCGGGGTCTCCCTCACCGCCCAGCAGCCGTACAACAACGTCGTGCGCACCGCCGTGGAGGCCCTCGCGGCCGTCCTCGGCGGCACCAACTCGCTCCACACCAACGCCCTCGACGAAACCCTCGCGCTGCCGAGCGAGCAGGCCGCCGAGATCGCCCTGCGCACGCAGCAGGTGCTGATGGAGGAGACCGGCGTGGCCAACGTGGCCGACCCGCTGGGCGGTTCCTGGTTCGTCGAGCAGCTCACCGACCGCATCGAGGCCGACGCCGAGAAGATCTTCGAGCAGATCAAGGAGCGCGGGCTGCGCGCCCACCCGAACGGGCAGCACCCGATCGGCCCGATCACCTCGGGCATCCTGCGCGGCATCGAGGACGGCTGGTTCACCGGGGAGATCGCCGAGTCGGCGTTCCAGTACCAGCGTTCGCTCGAGAAGGGCGACAAGCGGGTCGTCGGCGTCAACTGCCACCACGGCTCGGTCACGGGCGACCTGGAGATCCTCCGGGTCAGCCACGAGGTGGAGACCGTGCAGGTACGGGAGCTCGCCGAGCGCAAGGCGGGCCGCGACGACGCGAAGGTGACGGCGGCGCTGGACGCCATGCTGGCCGCCGCCCGGGACGGGTCCAACATGATCCCCGCCATGCTGGACGCGGTGCGTGCCGAGGCCACGATGGGCGAGATCTGCAACCTGCTGCGGGACGAGTGGGGCACCTACACGGAGCCGCCGGGATTCTGACGCCCGGGCGACGGGACACCCCCTAAGGTGGCGGCCATGACCGGCCGCCACCTTCCCGTTCCCGTGTACGGGGTGAGTGCCCGCGTGGTCGTGCAGGACGGCCGCGGGCCGTACGCGTACATCGCCGCCGACTTCGAGCCGCCCGGCCCGGGCGGGCTGACGGAGGTCCTGAACGCCGTGCCGGCCCGCCTGCTGCCCGCGCAGTACGTGTCCTGCGTGCGGGCGGGCATCGTGCGCGGCCTGGACGGGGTGGCGGCCTCGGTGCTGCTCACCGACGCCGGGTTCCACGAGACGGACTCCTCGGAGTACGGCTACCGGCTCGCCGGGCTGGACGCGGGCCGGGCGGCGCTCGTGGCCTGCGGGCTGCTCCCGCCGGAGGAGGCGGACAGCCTGCGCTGGGCCGACTGGCCGGGCCGCCCAAGGCCCTGGCCGGGCCACAACCCGCGCTCGGACGCGCTGGTGGCTTCGGCCCCGGCCTGGTGCGCGGACTTCCTGCCGCTGTCGGACGGCGGCCGGCCCGCAGTGGTCACACCGCCGGGGCGGGGCCGGAAGGGCCGGCGGCGGGGCCCTGGAGGCCGTGCATGAGCAGGGCGGTGAAGGCGGTCACCCACAGCTCGTCCACCGGCTCCGAGCTGACCAGGGCGCGGTGGACGACCGTGCCCGCGATCACGTCGAAGATCAGGTCCGTGGTGCGGCCGGCGAGGGACTGGTCCTCCTCGTAGGGGAGCTCGCCCCGGGCCTGGGCCCGTTCGCGGCCCAGTACGACGAGACGTTTCTGCCGGTCCACGATCGCCGACCGGATCCGGTCCCGCAGGGCCTCGTCCCGGGTGGACTCGGCGACGACCGCCATCAGGGCGGTACGGGCCTCCGGGCGCCGCAGCAGCGCCGCGAACTGGAGCACGACGTACTCGATGTCGGCCTCGAGCGAGCCGCGGTCGGGGAGTTCGAGGGAGTCGAAGAGCTCCGCGACGGCGTCCACGACCAGTTCGCTCTTGCCCGACCAGCGCCGGTAGAGGGTGGTCTTCGCGACCCCGGCCCGCGCCGAGACGTCCCCCATCGTCAGCTTCGACCAGCCCAGCTCGACCAGCGCGTCCCGTGTCGCGGCCAGGATCGCGGCGTCCGCCGCGGCGCTGCGCGGGCGGCCGGTGCGGCCGGGCGGGGAGGAGGTCACTGAGCTGGGGTTGCGCATGGCCGAGACCATACCCGCCGGTAGGGGAGCCGCTCGGCCCCCCGGAGGTGTGGTTCAGATCACGACCCACGGGCGGGCGGGGGGAGTTACGCTACGACTCGTAGCGTAAGAGCGACAACCACGCGAAGAGCTACCGGCGCCAGGTGGGGACCCGGCGCCACAGCACGGCAAGTACAACAGGTACGGCAAGCAGGGTGGTACCGCACTGCGAGTACCGCGATCGGTTCGTTTCGGCCGATCTTTTACGTCGGCGCGCACACACGGGGGAGGATGTACGCATGCAGCCCAGAAACATGTCCATGAGCGGCGTCGTCGACCTCGCCGCGGTGAAGGCGGCCGGCGAGGCCAAGGCGAAGGCCGAGCAGGCCCGCGCCGAGGCGGCCCGCAAGGCCGCTCAGGGCGGTGCGCCCGCGTCCGCCGGGGCCGTCCCGCCGTCCGCGCTCGTCTTCGACACCGACGAGACCCGCTTCGAGAGCCATGTCGTCCCGCTCTCGGCCGAGGTTCCGGTCATCCTCGACTTCCGTGCCGACGGCTTCGAGCAGGGCCGCGAGCTGAGCCTGCTGCTCGAGCGGCTCACGGTCGAGGCGAACGGCCGGCTGGCGCTGGCCGCACTCGACGTCGCGGCCAGCCAGAACCTGATCCGCGAGTTCCGCGTGCAGGCCCTTCCGGCCGTCTTCGCGGTGGTCGCGGGCCAGGCGATGCCGCTGTTCCAGGACTTCGCGCCCGAGGCCGAGGTCCGTGCGGTCCTGGCCCAGCTGGTCCAGATCGCCGAGGAGCGCTTCGGCATCATCGGCGTGCCGGTGGACCCGGCCGCCGAGGGCATCGCCCCGGGGCCGGGCGCGGCAGCCGCCGAGGAGCCGGCCGGTCCGTACGACGCGCTGCTGGACGAGGCGATCGCGGCGCTGGACGCCGACGACCTGGACGGGGCGGTGCGCGCGTACAGGAACGTGCTGGCGGCCGATCCGTCCAACTCCGACGCGAAGCTGGGCCTGGCGCAGACCGAGCTCTTCGTCCGGGTCAAGGACATGGACCCGCAGGCGGTGCGCGCCGCCGCCGCCGGGAACCCGCGCGACCCCGCGGCGCAGATCGCCGCCGCCGACCTGGATCTGGCCGGCGGTCACGTGGCGGATGCCTTCGGGCGTCTGGTGGACACCGTCAAGGTGACGTTCGGTGAGGACCGCGACGCGGTGCGCGTGCGACTATTGGAGATGTTCGAAGTCGTCGGCCCGGACAACCCGCTCGTCACGTCGGCCCGTACGGCGCTCGCCCGGGTGCTGTTCTAGCGCCGGTCCGGCACCTGTTCGGTGCCGGCGATTTGTTGACACGGAGATAAACAGCGGCCGCACTTTGCCAAAACTTGGCAATTGCGGCCGCTGTTACTCGCAGTAAATCGAACCCCGTGAACTGTCCGGTGTGTTCACTCTTCCTCCGATCTGTCGTGGCCCTGGGTAACACCCTGTGTTGCCGCCCGGCAGTCACAGGTCTTCCCCCGGTTATCTGGCCGTTACCCGCGAGTAACGAACCCCCTTGTGCCCCGGCCGGGAATGGACCACGATCGGCGACGCTCGGTCCTTCCCGCAGAGCCGCTCATCCGGAGCCGCGTGGAGGGTCCCCACCGGGCCGGCCGGTGGCAGTGGCACCGGCCGCGGGACAGGGGGGTCTCCGTCACACGGCGGAGCCTGTCCTCCAGGTTGCGCGAACGCGTGGCCAAGTGGTTGTCGCTCGGGGGTGAACGCCGGTGTACCGGAACGCGGTTGTGCCGCGCCCGGCCGCTTGCGCTCCTTCCCGAGGACGTAGCACTTCTCCCATCCCAGGACGGGTACGGCCCGGACCGGAGATGTACGTCCGAGAAGGAGGAACAAAATGAGTTCTCAGATTCGTGGCGGGACCAGATGGAAGCGCTTCGCGCTCGTCATGGTGCCGAGCATCGCGGCCACGGCCGTGGTCGGTGTGGGTCTGGCGCAGGGTGCCCTCGCGGCCTCCTTCGCCGTCTCGGGCCAGGACTTCAAGGTGTCGGCCGACAAGCTGGACGGTACGAACCTGATCCAGTACGGCGGCGTCGCCGAGGGTCACGACCTCAAGGGCAACGCGGCTCACCACCCGGTCACCATCTCCGGGTTCAGCCACGCCGAGATCACCAACATGTGCCAGTCGCTGGTGACGCCGACCCCGCTCGGCAACATCACCCTGCAGCTGAAGACGGGCACCAAGCCGGGCAAGCCGGCCGTCGCCGACAACATCTACCTGGATGTTGCCGAGCTCGACACCGACGCCGAGTTCACCAACCTGGACATCGGTGTCGCCGTCGGCGACGCGAGCCACAAGACCAAGCCGCAGGCCGGTACGGTCGCCAGCCCCTACGCGTTCTCGCAGCGTGCCGACCGCGCGGTGCTGTCGAACGTGCGCCAGAAGGCGTGGGCCACGACGGCGGGCACCTTCAAGCTGCCCGACCTCAAGCTGCGCCTCCTCGGTGGCGACCAGCCCTGCTACGCGGACGGGCAGTAACCGCTCCCGGTGCGCAACCGGACGGGCGGGCGACGCCGGCAGCCGTCGCCGTCGCCCGCCCGTCCGGGCTCCACATAGTTCTCAGTACCACCCGTTTCCAGGGAGCTGTTGTCCATGAACCCCCAGGCCCCGGTTTACGTGCGCGCCGAAGACGACGCCTGGCTCACCGCGGTGTACTACCACGTCCACGCGTGGAGTGGTCGCCGCCCCTTCTGGGCGGGTCTGATCATTCTCCTCAGCGGTGTTCCGATCGCGTACTTCCCGTACGCGGACGTCCGGCTCGGCAACATCACCATCGCGATGGCGACGACGGCCGGTGCCGGTTCGCTGATCATCGGAGTCCTCCTGGTGACGCTGGGGCTGACGCTCTGGCTCCAGCAGGGCGTACGGATCTTCGTGGGCGTCGCGGCGATGCTGCTGGGGCTGGTGTCCCTGCCGGTGTCGAACCTCGGCGGCTTCGGCATCGGGCTCATCCTCTCCATGGTCGGCGGCGGCATGGCGCTGGCCTGGGCGCCGGGCAAGCCGCAGGACGCGGTGGATCCGGTGGACCAGCTGGACGGCAGGACCCCGGCGCAGGCCGTGGACCTGGGCAAGTCCGAGGCGATGGCGGGCCCCCAGGGCATCCCGGGTCCCCGTGCGACGGAAACGGCATACGCGAGCGAGACGACTGCCCACGCCGATGGCGGGAGGAACAGTGCGGGGTGACGATACGCAACGGGGCGAGGCTCCGGGTGCGGAGTCCCGTGAGAGGAAGGGCCCGCGCCACGCGGCGCCCAGAAAGTCGCTGCTGACCAAGATCCAGATACCCGTCGGCAAGACGATGGCGCTGGCCGCCATGCCCACCGCGGTCTTCGTCGGCATGAGCATGGCGCCGAAGCTGGCCGTGGCCGACGACAAGGAGATCCCCTTCGCGCCCGGACCGTGCGTGACGCGGTCCGACGAGCCCGCGGAGTCCGCCTCCCCGTCGCCGTCGAAGACCCCTTCCAAGACCCCTTCCAAGTCTCCGCAGACGACGCCCTCGGCAGGCAAGTCGCCCACCGCGGTGCCTTCGCCGAGCACGAGCCCGTCGGCGTCCAAGCCGGTGCAGAAGCCCGC carries:
- a CDS encoding kelch motif-containing protein encodes the protein MAYRPSKQFRKTALGAGVAAVLLALNAPAALSFAGDTYHSYKIGRSSYRIQYGSWGLIDLPAEYRINAMHAALLHTGKVLLIAGSGNNQRNFDKGTFSTVLWDPKDDTFKKIPTPEDFFCSGHSQLPDGQLLVAGGTARYEVLDGKVTRAGGGMRVKNESPDKAVRLAKGTVFRSPSGVEYVSKFDVTVPKATRRFEVPYGSGGRMMPWKTEVVAAEARVFVEAVQEGAGGLTTQAAQYAVAGLTGKDARDVYGLAERLSADKQDFQGIKSAYEFDPVAEKYVPVDPMRDARWYPTLVGLQDGRVLAVSGLNDVGDVVPGDNEYYDPRTKKWSKGPFRYFPTYPSLFLAQGGKLLYTGSNAGYGPKDRGREPGVWDLATNRYRKVGGLADPDQLETSSSVLLPPAQDQKVMVLGGGGVGESRLSTARTAVVDLKEAEPVFRPTARLPQGVRYLSSVLLPDDSVFTTGGSADYRGRGASDIRKAQFYYPRTDTFVAAASPTVGRNYHSEALLLPDGRVATFGSDPLFADKDNTRLGRFEHRLEVYTPPYLYRDAALRPVLGAGPGEVAPGSRATFRAPRAERIERARLMRPSAVTHTTDVEQRSVELGLEKTADSVTVTVPVDPTLVPPGWYMLFVTDADGTPSVARWIRVREVPAPAPRESRDGWLS
- a CDS encoding glycoside hydrolase family 6 protein — translated: MPGRPRRRPVTLLALALALAAAAACAPAPSAQPESAPPNHPAGVGLVDESPFWVDPQSDAARQVAAWEAQGRNSDAQVLRRIADRPMALWGPAGDPGPEIRRARAGARAAGRTLVLVAYNIPYRDCGQHSAGGARDAAAYRSWIGAFADNIADTKALVVLEPDAIAHLVDGCTRADHHDERLRLLSEAVDRLKRNKNTRVYLDAGNPAWIPDPAKLVGPLYEAGLDHADGFSLNVSNFQPSEAGREYGATLSKATRGKHFVIDTSRNGDGPLQGNREQAWCNPPGRALGTPPTAGTGDPLVDAYLWIKRPGESDGTCRGGPPAGTWWPDYALGLARRSTDDQS
- a CDS encoding ArsR/SmtB family transcription factor, producing MTFHFRFGPVDLLRCRFSVSPRWETQEAVRVLLQPQRHTYHLPWLRRIRAAAAGLDLRPLWLLMPLAGHNPDFLSPPPTGPSVTFEEELARVRAADPEAAREDLRRSLVCTPGALESGAGQRMLADPARAVQELADLYEQAWQALVAPHWPRLRALLEADILFHSRRLAAGGLEALFDGLHPDLRWSGNTLTIDRRNHHDRSLDGQGLLLMPSAFVWPEVVGGYDPPWQPTLVYPARGIGALWTAPAGPAPQALARLLGRARADVLCALTEPASTTALAHRLSLAPSTVSSHLKALQGAGLLISSRHGHQILYERTPLAIALTSPDPDGSADPACD
- a CDS encoding MFS transporter, whose amino-acid sequence is MTTVDPGAPAAEPGTAPAEESPAGPVPAPARGPAASVPASAEAAAGPAHAPAEAAAGSVPAPEKGAGGYWGVFRVREFRPVFAAHLLSVLGVVVAEISLTVLVYRATGSPLMSALTFALGFLPYALGGTLLAPLADRLPARRVLVGCDLVCAACAAAMAAPGVPVALLLVLRCAMAFVAPLFQGTRSASLTDILGTGDAYVLGRSLLRMVAQSAQLIGFGLGGLLLTVLAPRGAILLTAAGFLGSATLLRLGTRARPARSAGPGPGAGPRVSPLAGLRAVLGHRRLRALTLLCWLPPLFVVVPEALLTPYAAGLGASTAALGLLMCAMPAGAVAGELWAGSALTARTRSRIVAPLAAVSLLPLLAYAGRPGVPLLLGTLVLAGLAHAYTLGLDQWYVEAVPEELRGRAMTLLSTGLMTLQGVGMALAGIAAEFLPVHAVVVSAAILGTGAVLLLLVEVRRSDGPRSETGPTAK
- a CDS encoding MarR family winged helix-turn-helix transcriptional regulator is translated as MPKPLSLPFDPIARADELWQRRWGPVPSMAAITSIMRAHQILLGEVDAVVKPYGLTFARYEALVLLTFSKAGELPMSKIGERLMVHPTSVTNTVDRLVKSGLVARRPNPNDGRGTLASITDKGREVVEAATKALMEIDFGLGVYDSEECEEIFALLRPLRVAAADFDEK
- a CDS encoding DUF3817 domain-containing protein, with protein sequence MKRSVLTRYRVMAYVTAVMLLILCSCMVAKYGFDTGADLTFAVSQAHGVLFMIYLVFAFDLGSKAKWPFGKLLWVLVSGTIPLAAFFVERKVRAEVEPLVEGGVATARA